A part of Streptomyces sp. DSM 40750 genomic DNA contains:
- a CDS encoding spermidine synthase, which yields MNEAIPVSRAIDHGTAKLMPDVDRDRAWLLTVDGAPQSYVDLDAPTHLEFEYARRLGHVLDTVAEAGRALDVLHLGGGALTLPRYVAAMRPGSRQDVVEYDRGLLDMVAEHLPLPGDAGIALHGADAREWLEAAPADSADVVVGDVFGGSRVPAHLTTVAYARAVERVLRPDGAYLANLADAAPFAFLRSQLATLATVFEELLLIAEPGVLRGRRFGNAVLVAAHQPLDVAVLARRTAADAFPARVEHGPALRDFIGGAVPVSEEDAVPSPEPPDGAFGIG from the coding sequence GTGAACGAAGCCATACCCGTCTCCCGTGCCATCGATCACGGCACCGCCAAGCTCATGCCCGACGTCGACCGGGACCGGGCCTGGCTGCTGACCGTCGACGGGGCGCCGCAGTCGTACGTCGATCTGGACGCGCCCACGCATCTGGAGTTCGAGTACGCGCGGCGGCTCGGGCATGTACTGGACACGGTGGCGGAGGCCGGGCGGGCGCTCGACGTGCTGCATCTCGGCGGGGGCGCGCTCACTCTGCCCCGGTATGTGGCCGCCATGCGGCCGGGGTCCCGGCAGGACGTCGTCGAGTACGACCGGGGGCTGCTGGACATGGTCGCCGAGCATCTGCCGCTGCCCGGCGACGCGGGGATCGCGCTGCACGGGGCGGACGCTCGGGAATGGCTCGAAGCGGCCCCCGCGGACTCCGCCGACGTGGTCGTCGGGGATGTGTTCGGCGGCTCGCGGGTGCCGGCGCATCTGACGACCGTGGCGTACGCGCGGGCCGTCGAGCGGGTGCTGCGCCCGGACGGGGCGTATCTCGCGAACCTGGCCGATGCCGCGCCGTTCGCGTTCCTCCGGTCCCAACTGGCCACCTTGGCCACGGTGTTCGAGGAGCTGCTGCTGATCGCCGAGCCGGGGGTGCTGCGCGGCCGACGGTTCGGAAACGCCGTGTTGGTCGCCGCCCATCAGCCGCTCGACGTCGCCGTCCTGGCCCGGCGGACCGCCGCCGACGCCTTCCCGGCGCGGGTCGAACACGGCCCGGCGCTGCGCGACTTCATCGGCGGCGCCGTCCCCGTGAGCGAGGAGGACGCCGTGCCGTCACCCGAGCCGCCCGACGGAGCCTTCGGTATCGGCTGA